One stretch of Anguilla anguilla isolate fAngAng1 chromosome 5, fAngAng1.pri, whole genome shotgun sequence DNA includes these proteins:
- the ap5s1 gene encoding AP-5 complex subunit sigma-1: protein MVLCFLIHTLCPVAGLPPGGSRVLFSRVFGPEDAALDGPGPELGPEERRLLQKEKLAVVARQVRSACALQREATGRPVVEAVQGEELAALQEAEGGVLRLGAGDPFPGGGCVLWLAVQAVGFALVCHPHENLLLGESCLRGLARICLENLRMLAPGNEVVLKSDRIEAALHRLLPHGQLLFLNHRFAQILDKDLAAYMAK from the exons ATGGTGCTGTGCTTCCTCATCCACACGCTGTGCCCCGTCGCTGGGCTGCCACCGGGGGGCAGCAGGGTCCTCTTCTCCCGCGTGTTTGGCCCGGAGGACGCGGCGCTGGACGGGCCCGGCCCAGAGCTGGGTCCTGAGGAGAGGCGGCTGCTGCAGAAGGAGAAGCTGGCTGTGGTAGCCAG gcaggtACGGAGCGCGTGTGCCCTGCAGCGGGAGGCGACCGGCCGGCCGGTGGTGGAGGCGGTGCAGGGGGAGGAGTTGGCGGCCCTGCAGGAGGCGGAGGGCGGGGTCCTGCGCCTGGGGGCGGGGGACCCGTTCCCCGGGGGGGGCTGCGTGCTGTGGCTGGCGGTGCAGGCGGTGGGCTTCGCGCTGGTGTGCCACCCCCACGAGAACCTGCTGCTGGGGGAGAGCTGCCTGCGCGGCCTGGCGCGGATCTGCCTGGAGAACCTGCGCATGCTGGCGCCCGGCAAcgag GTGGTTCTGAAGAGCGACCGCATCGAGGCAGCGCTCCACCGGCTCCTCCCCCACGgccagctcctcttcctcaaccATCGTTTCGCCCAGATCCTGGACAAGGACCTGGCTGCCTACATGGCCAAatga